From one Variovorax sp. PBL-H6 genomic stretch:
- a CDS encoding formate dehydrogenase subunit gamma: MSCINKLLNALTLSVALTSALACGLAMAQTSNPVAGGAVSGAPAPQAPSVEAPAAQQPGGIRSQNIFEVKPEASADPNYFQQSNGERMKVQPGNNAPMWRQVGQGVTGYSSLPVTQAPEAGNLIQPFVKYPGSRLTNAGEAWRQVRNEWIIPYGAAFLFVVLLAIAIYYFTHGPIREHGAPTGRKIERFTPFERATHWSNAIAFVVLAVSGLVMAFGQFFLLPIIGASLFGGLTYALKTLHNFVGPLFVVSLVLMFFTFVRDNLPSMADLKWMAKLGGLFGSHEPPSHRFNAGEKLVFWGGVLVLGAIIAGSGLFLDKLLPGFVYTRGEMQVAHMIHAVSTILMMAMILGHIYIGTIGMTGAYDAMRHGYVDETWAREHHAYWYDDIVAGKIPAQRSAELPPAMPVTTARIEGNPS, translated from the coding sequence ATGAGCTGCATCAACAAGCTGCTGAACGCCCTGACGCTGAGCGTCGCGCTGACGTCTGCGCTGGCCTGCGGCCTGGCCATGGCGCAGACGTCGAATCCCGTTGCCGGCGGTGCCGTCAGCGGCGCACCCGCGCCGCAGGCGCCTTCGGTCGAAGCCCCCGCGGCGCAGCAGCCCGGCGGCATCCGCAGCCAGAACATCTTCGAGGTCAAGCCCGAGGCCAGCGCCGATCCGAACTACTTCCAGCAGAGCAACGGCGAGCGCATGAAGGTGCAGCCCGGCAACAACGCGCCGATGTGGCGGCAGGTGGGGCAGGGTGTGACCGGCTACAGCAGCCTGCCCGTGACGCAGGCGCCCGAGGCCGGCAACCTGATCCAGCCCTTCGTGAAGTACCCGGGCTCGCGCCTGACCAACGCCGGCGAGGCCTGGCGCCAGGTGCGCAACGAGTGGATCATTCCCTACGGTGCCGCGTTTCTCTTCGTCGTGCTGCTGGCGATCGCCATCTACTACTTCACGCATGGGCCGATCCGTGAGCACGGTGCACCCACGGGTCGCAAGATCGAGCGCTTCACGCCCTTCGAGCGCGCCACCCACTGGTCGAACGCGATCGCCTTCGTGGTGCTGGCCGTCTCGGGCCTGGTGATGGCTTTTGGCCAGTTCTTCCTGCTGCCGATCATCGGCGCGTCGCTCTTCGGCGGCTTGACCTACGCGCTCAAGACTCTCCACAACTTCGTCGGGCCGCTGTTCGTGGTTTCGCTGGTGCTGATGTTCTTCACCTTCGTGCGCGACAACCTGCCGAGCATGGCCGACCTGAAATGGATGGCCAAGCTGGGTGGCCTGTTCGGCAGCCACGAGCCGCCGTCGCATCGCTTCAACGCGGGAGAGAAACTGGTCTTCTGGGGCGGCGTGCTGGTGCTGGGCGCAATCATCGCCGGCTCGGGCCTGTTCCTCGACAAGCTGCTGCCGGGCTTCGTCTACACGCGCGGCGAGATGCAGGTTGCGCACATGATCCATGCCGTGTCGACCATCCTGATGATGGCGATGATCCTCGGCCACATCTACATCGGCACGATCGGCATGACGGGGGCCTACGATGCCATGCGCCACGGCTACGTGGACGAAACGTGGGCACGCGAGCACCACGCGTATTGGTACGACGACATCGTCGCCGGCAAGATACCGGCACAGCGCAGCGCCGAGCTTCCCCCCGCCATGCCGGTGACCACCGCCCGCATCGAAGGAAACCCCTCATGA
- a CDS encoding DUF3306 domain-containing protein encodes MSEGFFERWSRRKQQVREGEVPEEVVLPAEAAPVAEAAPPQPNPLPEREGEIPPPTLADTEALTSDSDFKPFLASNVAPEVKNAALKKLFAAPHFNVMDGLDTYIDDYSVSTPVPENVLRQMASAKFMKLFDEQPDKNPEGDAPPDVAQSTTTDPVPSQPVAADAQPARQEADDHHADLRLQQDDAARAEDPRRGAG; translated from the coding sequence ATGTCTGAGGGATTTTTCGAGCGCTGGTCACGGCGCAAGCAGCAGGTGAGGGAAGGGGAGGTGCCGGAGGAAGTGGTGCTGCCTGCGGAGGCTGCGCCGGTTGCCGAGGCTGCGCCCCCCCAGCCCAACCCTTTGCCGGAACGGGAGGGAGAAATACCGCCTCCGACGCTGGCGGACACTGAAGCCCTGACCTCGGATTCCGACTTCAAGCCCTTCCTCGCCAGCAACGTCGCGCCCGAGGTCAAGAACGCCGCGCTCAAGAAGCTGTTCGCCGCTCCGCATTTCAATGTCATGGATGGCCTCGACACTTACATCGACGACTATTCCGTTTCGACCCCCGTGCCGGAGAACGTCCTGCGCCAGATGGCGAGCGCGAAGTTCATGAAGCTGTTCGACGAACAGCCCGACAAAAACCCTGAGGGCGACGCCCCGCCGGACGTGGCACAGTCGACCACCACCGACCCCGTTCCCAGCCAGCCGGTTGCCGCCGATGCGCAGCCGGCACGCCAAGAAGCCGATGACCACCACGCTGATCTGCGACTGCAACAAGACGATGCCGCTCGAGCCGAAGACCCTCGGCGCGGCGCTGGCTGA
- the fdh3B gene encoding formate dehydrogenase FDH3 subunit beta, which translates to MARMKFVCDAERCIECNGCVTACKNENEVPWGVNRRRVVTLNDGVPGEKSISVACMHCSDAPCMAVCPVQCFYRTEEGVVLHDKDVCIGCGYCSYACPFGAPQFPAQGTFGARGKMDKCTFCAGGPEANGSQAEFEKYGRNRLAEGKLPACAEMCSTKALLAGDGDVVADIFRTRVLHRGKGAEVWGWGTAYGSQQAGTPTNGGTK; encoded by the coding sequence ATGGCAAGAATGAAATTCGTCTGCGACGCCGAGCGCTGCATCGAGTGCAACGGCTGCGTGACTGCCTGCAAGAACGAGAACGAGGTGCCCTGGGGCGTGAACCGCCGCCGGGTCGTCACGCTCAACGACGGGGTACCGGGCGAGAAGTCGATCTCGGTGGCCTGCATGCATTGCTCCGACGCGCCCTGCATGGCGGTGTGCCCGGTGCAATGCTTCTACCGCACGGAAGAGGGCGTCGTGCTGCACGACAAGGACGTGTGCATCGGCTGCGGCTACTGCTCCTACGCCTGCCCCTTCGGTGCCCCGCAGTTCCCGGCCCAGGGTACCTTCGGCGCGCGCGGCAAGATGGACAAGTGCACCTTCTGCGCCGGCGGCCCCGAGGCCAACGGCTCGCAGGCCGAGTTCGAGAAGTACGGGCGCAACCGCCTGGCCGAGGGCAAGCTTCCGGCCTGCGCCGAGATGTGCTCGACGAAGGCGTTGCTGGCCGGCGACGGCGACGTGGTGGCCGACATCTTCCGCACGCGCGTTCTGCACCGCGGCAAGGGCGCCGAGGTCTGGGGCTGGGGCACGGCCTACGGCTCGCAGCAGGCCGGCACGCCGACCAACGGGGGCACGAAATGA
- a CDS encoding 4Fe-4S dicluster domain-containing protein — MPLEPKTLGAALAETLPLHSALCRREAPAFQRAIQSGDDVVVACTQEKRLFGELAQQTPGAESPIRFVNIRETGGWSRDAAGASPKIAALLAQARLPEPEPVGVVSYKSQGRVLVVGALDEAERIAALLADTLEITIFSRGPGNAGGLQERRWPVISGRLDALVGWLGAFQLRWTRDNAIDLDLCTRCNACLVACPEQAIGLDYQIDNEKCRSHRDCERACTVAGAIDFSRPAEAVEVGFDLVLDLGETPLIDWHAPPQGYFHLRGGLANVQTPSTLLQLRELVGEFEKPKFFDYRQKLCAHSRNEQVGCNACIDVCSAHAVSSDKARQRIVVNPNLCVGCGACTTVCPTGALAYAYPHAPDQGTRLRTLLSTYALAGGRDAVLLLHGREGGQVLIEQLGREARLGRAQGVPAQVIPVGLWHAASTGIDLWLSAVAFGASQVAVLATGEEAPAYIDALRAQMDVAQAVLAGLGYTGTHFRLIEAGQPAALDQALAQLCEAHPQRPAAPARFAIGAEKRSTLELALDHLVDAAPAMKTGRDAPLAIALPAASPYGALDIDKNKCTMCLACVSACPASALQDNPNAPQLRFIEKNCVQCGLCASTCPEDAISLVPRLLVAPERSHPVVLNEAKPWRCIRCDKPFGTQKAIEAMLGKLVGHAMFQGEALERLKMCSDCRVIDLYSASNELRITQL; from the coding sequence ATGCCGCTCGAGCCGAAGACCCTCGGCGCGGCGCTGGCTGAAACACTGCCCCTCCATTCCGCGCTGTGCCGCCGCGAGGCGCCGGCCTTCCAGCGCGCGATCCAGTCCGGCGATGACGTGGTCGTGGCCTGCACACAGGAAAAGCGGCTGTTCGGCGAGCTTGCGCAGCAAACGCCCGGCGCCGAATCGCCGATCCGGTTCGTCAACATCCGCGAGACCGGCGGCTGGAGCCGCGATGCGGCGGGTGCCAGCCCCAAGATTGCGGCGCTGCTCGCGCAGGCGCGCCTGCCGGAGCCTGAGCCGGTCGGCGTGGTCAGCTACAAGAGCCAGGGACGGGTGCTGGTGGTCGGTGCGCTCGACGAGGCGGAGCGCATTGCCGCGCTGCTGGCGGACACGCTGGAGATCACGATCTTCTCGCGCGGCCCCGGCAACGCAGGCGGTCTGCAGGAGCGCCGCTGGCCCGTCATTTCCGGCCGCCTCGATGCGCTCGTCGGGTGGCTCGGCGCCTTCCAGCTGCGCTGGACACGCGACAACGCGATCGACCTCGACCTGTGCACCCGCTGCAATGCCTGCCTCGTGGCCTGTCCCGAGCAGGCGATCGGGCTGGACTACCAGATCGACAACGAGAAGTGCCGGTCGCACCGCGATTGCGAGCGCGCCTGCACCGTGGCCGGCGCCATCGACTTCAGCCGCCCGGCCGAGGCCGTCGAAGTCGGCTTCGACCTGGTACTCGACCTGGGTGAGACGCCGCTCATCGACTGGCACGCGCCGCCTCAAGGCTACTTTCACCTGCGCGGCGGCCTGGCGAATGTGCAGACGCCTTCGACCTTGCTGCAACTGCGCGAACTCGTGGGCGAGTTCGAGAAGCCCAAGTTCTTCGACTACCGACAGAAGCTCTGCGCCCACAGCCGCAACGAGCAAGTGGGCTGCAACGCCTGCATCGACGTCTGCTCGGCCCATGCGGTGAGCAGCGACAAGGCGCGCCAGCGCATCGTCGTCAATCCGAACCTTTGCGTTGGCTGCGGCGCCTGTACCACCGTGTGCCCGACGGGCGCGCTGGCCTACGCCTATCCGCATGCGCCCGATCAGGGGACCCGGCTGCGCACGCTGCTGTCCACCTATGCGTTGGCGGGTGGGCGCGATGCGGTTCTGCTGCTGCACGGCCGCGAAGGCGGCCAGGTCCTGATCGAGCAGCTGGGCCGCGAGGCGCGGCTCGGCCGCGCGCAGGGCGTCCCGGCCCAGGTGATTCCGGTCGGGCTCTGGCACGCGGCGAGCACCGGCATCGACCTGTGGCTGAGCGCCGTCGCCTTCGGCGCCTCGCAGGTGGCGGTGCTGGCGACCGGCGAGGAGGCGCCTGCGTACATCGATGCGCTGCGCGCGCAAATGGACGTCGCGCAGGCCGTGCTCGCGGGCCTGGGCTATACCGGCACGCATTTCCGGCTGATCGAGGCGGGCCAGCCCGCGGCGCTGGACCAGGCGCTGGCGCAACTGTGCGAAGCGCATCCGCAACGCCCTGCGGCGCCTGCGCGCTTCGCGATCGGTGCCGAGAAGCGCAGCACCCTCGAACTCGCGCTCGACCACCTCGTCGATGCCGCGCCTGCGATGAAGACCGGCCGCGACGCGCCGCTCGCCATCGCGCTGCCCGCGGCCTCGCCCTACGGCGCCCTCGACATCGACAAGAACAAGTGCACGATGTGCCTGGCTTGCGTGAGCGCCTGCCCCGCGAGTGCACTGCAGGACAACCCCAACGCGCCGCAGCTTCGCTTTATCGAGAAAAACTGCGTGCAGTGCGGCCTGTGCGCAAGCACCTGCCCCGAGGACGCGATCTCGCTCGTGCCGCGGCTGCTCGTGGCGCCCGAGCGCAGCCACCCGGTGGTCCTCAACGAAGCGAAGCCATGGCGCTGCATCCGCTGCGACAAGCCCTTCGGCACGCAGAAGGCCATCGAGGCCATGCTCGGCAAGCTGGTCGGCCACGCGATGTTCCAGGGCGAGGCGCTGGAGCGCCTCAAGATGTGCAGCGACTGCCGGGTCATCGACCTGTACAGCGCCTCCAACGAACTCAGGATCACGCAGCTATGA
- a CDS encoding TorD/DmsD family molecular chaperone, whose product MSERSPVTSALDEELARAELYGLLARLWYAAPDAELLAAFQVAPTEAPAAGAFLEEPWRQLVGVARGLDAAAAHDEYDALFGGIGKPEVYLFGSHYLSGFLNDKPLARLRGDLDRLGLAREQAVSETEDHVACLFEVMRYLIAGEDAAIANLAQQQAFFATHVQPWMAAMCDAVAQHPKAHFYAALAALTRAFAEVEAQGFDMLD is encoded by the coding sequence ATGAGCGAGCGCTCCCCTGTCACTTCCGCGCTCGACGAGGAGCTCGCGCGCGCCGAGCTCTACGGGCTGCTCGCGCGGCTCTGGTATGCAGCGCCCGACGCCGAGCTGCTCGCCGCCTTCCAGGTCGCGCCCACCGAGGCACCGGCCGCCGGCGCCTTCCTCGAGGAGCCGTGGCGCCAGCTGGTGGGCGTCGCGCGCGGCCTCGACGCGGCGGCAGCGCACGACGAGTACGACGCGCTCTTCGGCGGCATCGGCAAGCCCGAGGTCTACCTGTTCGGCTCGCACTACCTCAGCGGCTTCCTCAACGACAAGCCGCTTGCGCGACTGCGCGGCGACCTGGACCGGCTGGGCCTGGCGCGCGAACAGGCGGTGTCCGAGACCGAGGACCACGTGGCCTGCCTGTTCGAGGTCATGCGCTACCTGATCGCGGGCGAGGACGCCGCGATCGCCAACCTGGCGCAGCAGCAGGCCTTCTTCGCCACCCATGTGCAGCCCTGGATGGCCGCCATGTGCGATGCGGTGGCGCAGCATCCGAAGGCGCATTTCTACGCCGCGCTGGCTGCGTTGACCCGTGCCTTTGCCGAGGTCGAGGCCCAGGGCTTCGACATGCTCGACTGA
- a CDS encoding formate dehydrogenase: MQDSHAAGTKPASRRSFFVGAASVGAAAAAVTVLPKIVEAPASAATPAPGPAPEKGGGYSLSEHVKRYYRSTSA; the protein is encoded by the coding sequence ATGCAGGACAGCCATGCCGCCGGCACCAAGCCGGCGTCCCGCCGAAGTTTTTTTGTCGGCGCCGCCTCGGTCGGCGCAGCCGCAGCTGCCGTCACGGTGCTGCCCAAGATCGTCGAGGCGCCAGCCTCCGCCGCCACGCCCGCTCCCGGGCCGGCGCCCGAGAAGGGCGGTGGCTACAGCCTGAGCGAGCACGTCAAGCGCTACTACCGGTCGACATCGGCCTGA
- a CDS encoding formate dehydrogenase subunit alpha produces MLLTRKSTVTARDGESIHASSSSSSSPFVHSLRRGLSNALPTMDRRAFLRRSGLGVGVGLAAGQLTLMRKSQAAEGRPAAVGAGKIEVRRTVCTHCSVGCASDAVVENGVWVRQEPVFDSPLNLGAHCAKGAALREHGHGEYRLRYPMKLVDGKYQRIGWDQALDEITARLKELRQASGPDSVYWIGSSKHSNEQSYLMRKFVSFFGSNNCDHQARICHSTTVAGVANTWGYGAMTNSYNDMRNSKVALYIGSNAAEAHPVSMLHMLHAKENGCKMIVVDPRFTRTAAKADEYVRIRSGSDIPFLFGLLHHIFKNGWEDKKYINDRVFGMEEVRADVLAKWTPDKVEEACGVKEAQMVKIATWLNENRPGTIVWCMGQTQHSIGNAMVRASCILQLALGNVGKSGGGTNIFRGHDNVQGATDVGPNPDSLPGYYGIADGAWKHFAAAWGVDYEWIKKQFASPAMMTKPGITVSRWIDGVLEKNELIDQDSNLRGVFYWGHAPNSQTRGLEMKRAMDKLDLLVVVDPYPSATAAMAAMPGRPEDLNPKRAVYLLPACTQFETSGSVTASNRSLQWREKVIEPLWESRSDQMIMQQFADRLGFGKELSKNYRMQKVKGLDEPIPDDILREINKSCWTIGYTGQSPERLQAHMRNMGAFDVRTLRAKTGKDKVNGYDLTGDYFGLPWPCYGTPELKHPGSANLYDTTRHVMDGGGNFRANFGVERNGKNLLAEDGSHSLGAEITTGYPEFDHLLLKKLGWWDELTDAEKAKAEGKNWKTDSSGGIIRVTMKNHGCHVFGNAKARALVWNFPDAIPQHREPLYGTRPDLMAKYPTHDDKMAFWRLPTLYKSVQQKNIADKLAEKFPYIMTSGRLVEYEGGGEETRSNPWLAELQQEMFIEINPKVAAEKNIRNGERAWVHTPTGARLNVQALVTERVGPDTVFMPFHFSGHWQGADMLAYYPAGAAPVVRGEAINTSTTYGYDSVTMMQETKTTICNVEKA; encoded by the coding sequence ATGCTGCTGACCCGCAAGTCGACCGTCACCGCGCGTGACGGCGAATCGATTCACGCCTCTTCGTCTTCGTCCTCCTCGCCCTTCGTCCACAGCCTGCGGCGCGGCCTCTCCAACGCCTTGCCGACCATGGACCGGCGCGCCTTCCTGCGGCGATCGGGCCTCGGGGTCGGGGTCGGCCTGGCTGCCGGCCAGCTCACGCTCATGCGCAAGTCGCAGGCGGCCGAGGGCAGGCCCGCGGCCGTCGGCGCCGGCAAGATCGAGGTCCGGCGCACCGTCTGCACCCATTGCTCGGTCGGCTGCGCCTCCGACGCCGTGGTCGAGAACGGCGTCTGGGTCCGGCAGGAGCCGGTCTTCGACTCGCCGCTCAATCTCGGCGCCCACTGCGCCAAGGGCGCCGCGCTGCGCGAGCACGGCCACGGCGAGTACCGGCTGCGCTACCCGATGAAGCTGGTCGACGGCAAGTACCAGCGCATCGGCTGGGACCAGGCGCTCGACGAGATCACCGCCAGGCTCAAGGAACTGCGCCAGGCCAGCGGGCCCGATTCGGTCTACTGGATCGGCTCCAGCAAGCACAGCAACGAGCAGTCGTACCTGATGCGCAAGTTCGTGAGCTTCTTCGGCAGCAACAACTGCGACCACCAGGCGCGCATCTGCCACTCGACCACCGTCGCGGGTGTCGCGAACACATGGGGCTACGGCGCCATGACCAATTCGTACAACGACATGCGCAACTCCAAGGTCGCGCTCTACATCGGTTCGAACGCCGCCGAGGCGCATCCCGTGAGCATGCTGCACATGCTGCATGCCAAGGAAAACGGCTGCAAGATGATCGTGGTCGATCCGCGGTTCACGCGCACCGCCGCCAAGGCCGACGAGTACGTGCGCATCCGGTCCGGGTCCGACATCCCCTTCCTGTTCGGCCTGCTGCACCACATCTTCAAGAACGGCTGGGAAGACAAGAAGTACATCAACGACCGCGTCTTCGGCATGGAGGAGGTGCGTGCCGACGTGCTGGCCAAGTGGACGCCCGACAAGGTCGAGGAGGCCTGCGGCGTCAAGGAAGCCCAGATGGTGAAGATCGCGACCTGGCTCAACGAGAACCGCCCCGGCACCATCGTCTGGTGCATGGGCCAGACCCAGCACAGCATCGGCAACGCCATGGTGCGCGCCTCCTGCATCCTGCAGCTGGCGCTGGGGAACGTGGGCAAGTCGGGCGGCGGTACCAACATCTTCCGCGGCCACGACAACGTGCAGGGCGCCACCGACGTGGGCCCCAACCCCGACTCGCTGCCCGGCTACTACGGCATCGCCGACGGCGCATGGAAGCACTTCGCCGCTGCGTGGGGCGTGGACTACGAGTGGATCAAGAAGCAGTTCGCCTCGCCCGCGATGATGACCAAGCCCGGCATCACGGTCTCGCGCTGGATCGACGGCGTGCTCGAGAAGAACGAGCTGATCGACCAGGACTCCAATCTGCGCGGCGTCTTCTACTGGGGCCATGCACCCAATTCGCAGACCCGCGGCCTCGAGATGAAGCGGGCGATGGACAAGCTCGACCTGCTGGTGGTGGTCGACCCGTACCCCTCGGCGACCGCGGCCATGGCCGCCATGCCGGGCCGGCCCGAGGACCTGAACCCCAAGCGCGCGGTCTACCTGTTGCCGGCCTGCACCCAGTTCGAGACCAGCGGCTCAGTCACCGCGTCGAACCGCTCGCTGCAATGGCGCGAGAAGGTCATCGAGCCGCTGTGGGAGAGCCGCAGCGACCAGATGATCATGCAGCAGTTCGCCGACCGGCTCGGCTTCGGCAAGGAGCTCAGCAAGAACTACCGCATGCAGAAGGTCAAGGGCCTTGACGAGCCCATCCCCGACGACATCCTGCGCGAGATCAACAAGAGCTGCTGGACCATCGGCTACACCGGCCAGAGTCCCGAGCGCCTGCAGGCCCACATGCGCAACATGGGCGCCTTCGATGTACGCACGCTGCGCGCCAAGACGGGCAAGGACAAGGTCAACGGCTACGACCTCACGGGCGACTACTTCGGCTTGCCCTGGCCTTGCTACGGCACGCCCGAGCTCAAGCACCCAGGCAGCGCCAACCTCTACGACACCACGCGGCACGTGATGGACGGCGGCGGCAACTTCCGCGCCAACTTCGGCGTGGAGCGCAACGGCAAGAACCTGCTGGCCGAGGACGGTTCGCACTCGCTGGGTGCCGAGATCACCACCGGCTATCCGGAGTTCGACCACCTGCTGCTGAAGAAGCTCGGCTGGTGGGACGAGCTCACCGATGCCGAGAAGGCCAAGGCCGAGGGCAAGAACTGGAAGACCGACTCCTCGGGCGGCATCATCCGCGTGACCATGAAGAACCACGGCTGCCACGTCTTCGGCAATGCCAAGGCGCGTGCGCTGGTGTGGAACTTCCCCGACGCCATCCCGCAGCACCGGGAGCCGCTGTACGGTACGCGGCCAGACCTGATGGCCAAGTACCCGACCCACGACGACAAGATGGCCTTCTGGCGGCTGCCCACTCTCTACAAGAGCGTGCAGCAGAAGAACATCGCGGACAAGTTGGCCGAGAAGTTCCCCTACATCATGACCTCCGGCCGCCTGGTCGAGTACGAGGGCGGCGGCGAGGAGACCCGCTCCAACCCCTGGCTCGCCGAGCTGCAGCAGGAGATGTTCATCGAGATCAACCCCAAGGTCGCAGCCGAGAAGAACATCCGCAACGGCGAGCGCGCCTGGGTCCACACGCCTACCGGTGCCAGGCTCAACGTGCAGGCGCTGGTCACCGAGCGAGTGGGGCCGGACACCGTCTTCATGCCCTTCCACTTCTCGGGCCACTGGCAGGGCGCGGACATGCTGGCCTACTACCCGGCCGGCGCGGCGCCGGTGGTGCGCGGCGAGGCGATCAACACCTCGACCACCTATGGCTACGACAGCGTGACCATGATGCAAGAGACCAAGACCACCATCTGCAACGTCGAGAAGGCGTAG